The following are from one region of the Sandaracinus amylolyticus genome:
- a CDS encoding winged helix-turn-helix transcriptional regulator — MQRYGQFCAVARSLELVGERWTLLVVRELLMGSRRFGEIRRGIPRISRTMLTERLRALTDAGVVVREGPDALPSYRLTPAGEELAEVVRALGVWGQRWARGPLDRDELDEAPLLWDVQRRVNEDALPDTPVVVRFELTDVPARRRVHYLLLRRGEVSVCDDNPGLDVEVRVRSDRRTLIGWWRGDLTWRRALASGALTIEGPRALVRAFPEWFHRYAFAGVAPAGEKSA, encoded by the coding sequence GTGCAGCGATACGGACAGTTCTGCGCGGTCGCACGCTCGCTCGAGCTCGTCGGCGAGCGCTGGACGCTCCTCGTGGTACGCGAGCTCTTGATGGGGAGCCGCCGCTTCGGCGAGATCCGCCGCGGGATCCCCCGCATCTCGCGCACGATGCTCACCGAGCGGCTGCGCGCGCTGACCGACGCGGGCGTGGTCGTGCGCGAGGGGCCGGACGCGTTGCCGAGCTATCGGCTCACGCCCGCGGGCGAGGAGCTCGCCGAGGTCGTGCGCGCGCTCGGCGTGTGGGGCCAGCGGTGGGCGCGCGGCCCGCTCGATCGCGACGAGCTCGACGAGGCGCCGCTCCTCTGGGACGTGCAGCGCCGCGTGAACGAAGACGCGCTCCCCGACACGCCGGTCGTCGTGCGCTTCGAGCTCACCGACGTGCCCGCGCGGCGGCGCGTGCACTACCTCCTGCTGCGGCGCGGTGAGGTGAGCGTCTGCGACGACAACCCCGGGCTCGACGTCGAGGTCCGCGTGCGCAGCGATCGACGCACGCTGATCGGCTGGTGGCGCGGCGATCTCACGTGGCGTCGCGCGCTCGCGTCGGGCGCGCTGACCATCGAGGGCCCGCGCGCCCTGGTGCGCGCGTTCCCCGAGTGGTTCCACCGCTACGCGTTCGCCGGCGTCGCGCCCGCGGGCGAGAAGAGCGCGTGA
- a CDS encoding sensor histidine kinase, translating to MQIATRLWLTLLVTMSTVLVVGVMLRVQEEQRLLLEVTLRDRRFFAHALHAAITRDRSGADPLDEARRMLDREEVAAAHIVARLVSLESRSHLRSPALPAREIAPLLRGEVVVGVHGGEVLTYIPLDTTGGVAIELAEPQAVNELLERIGWWSLFTQALTLAMLEALVTWGLVRWLVGRPLERLALLARRIGSGDLDARSELATKPGDVGVLAGEMNHMAERLQHARKHIEEADTERVAALEQLRHADRLRTVGQLASALAHELGTPLNVVSGHARIIEQDDRVPDDARASARTVLEQASRMARIIRDLLDFARRRGGQPAPHVVAEIARHAADTLAPLARRQRAIIDVEARTPDTKVRVDAQQILQVLTNLITNALQAMPEGGPVRIVVEQREVVPPTGVHAKGGRYASIAVIDTGTGIAPEDLPHLFEPFFTRKGEGEGTGIGLPVVEGIVREHGGWVAVESEPGRGSKFEVFLPLHEP from the coding sequence ATGCAGATCGCCACCCGCCTCTGGCTCACGCTGCTCGTCACCATGTCGACCGTGCTCGTCGTCGGCGTCATGTTGCGCGTGCAGGAGGAACAGCGGCTCCTGCTCGAGGTCACGCTGCGCGATCGCCGGTTCTTCGCGCACGCGTTGCACGCCGCGATCACCCGCGATCGCAGCGGCGCCGATCCGCTCGACGAAGCGCGCCGCATGCTGGATCGCGAGGAGGTCGCGGCCGCGCACATCGTCGCGCGCCTGGTCTCTCTCGAGAGCCGGTCGCACCTGCGCTCGCCCGCGCTGCCGGCGCGCGAGATCGCGCCGCTGCTGCGCGGCGAGGTCGTCGTGGGCGTGCACGGGGGCGAGGTCCTCACGTACATCCCGCTCGACACCACGGGCGGGGTCGCGATCGAGCTCGCGGAGCCGCAGGCGGTCAACGAGCTGCTCGAGCGGATCGGGTGGTGGTCGCTGTTCACGCAGGCGCTCACGCTCGCGATGCTCGAGGCGCTGGTCACGTGGGGCCTCGTGCGCTGGCTCGTCGGGCGCCCTCTCGAGCGGCTCGCGCTGCTCGCGCGGCGCATCGGCAGCGGCGATCTCGACGCGCGATCCGAGCTCGCGACGAAGCCCGGCGACGTCGGCGTGCTCGCGGGCGAGATGAACCACATGGCCGAGCGCCTGCAGCACGCGCGCAAGCACATCGAGGAGGCCGACACCGAGCGCGTCGCCGCCCTCGAGCAGCTCCGCCACGCCGATCGGCTGCGCACCGTCGGACAGCTCGCATCGGCCCTCGCGCACGAGCTCGGCACGCCGCTCAACGTGGTCTCGGGGCACGCGCGCATCATCGAGCAGGACGATCGTGTGCCCGACGATGCGCGCGCCAGCGCGCGCACCGTGCTCGAGCAGGCGAGCCGCATGGCGCGCATCATCCGCGACCTGCTGGACTTCGCGCGACGCCGCGGCGGACAGCCCGCGCCGCACGTCGTCGCGGAGATCGCGCGCCACGCAGCGGACACGCTCGCGCCGCTCGCGCGGCGACAGCGCGCGATCATCGACGTCGAGGCGCGCACGCCCGACACGAAGGTGCGCGTCGACGCGCAGCAGATCCTGCAGGTGCTGACGAACCTGATCACGAACGCGCTGCAGGCGATGCCCGAGGGCGGGCCGGTGCGCATCGTGGTCGAGCAGCGCGAGGTCGTCCCGCCGACCGGCGTGCACGCGAAGGGCGGACGGTACGCATCGATCGCGGTGATCGACACCGGCACCGGCATCGCGCCCGAGGATCTACCGCACCTCTTCGAGCCGTTCTTCACGCGGAAGGGCGAGGGCGAGGGCACGGGCATCGGACTGCCGGTGGTCGAGGGCATCGTGCGCGAGCACGGCGGATGGGTCGCGGTCGAGAGCGAGCCGGGGCGCGGGAGCAAGTTCGAGGTGTTCCTCCCGCTCCACGAGCCGTGA
- a CDS encoding SulP family inorganic anion transporter: MHTRAPAEGLAGLRETWRADVVSGFLVFLIALPLCLGISMASGFPPVAGILTAIVGGVIATFFGSAPLTIKGPAAGLIVIALGAVQDLGAGDPVLGYRRALATIVIAGVIQIVFSLVRAGALGDLFPSSVVHGMLAAIGVIIIAKQVHVMLGVPGVSGEPLELLARIPESLLAMNPEIVVIGTLSLIVLFGMPMLPWAWVKKVPPPLVVVVIAMALGSYFDLGHEHHYQFQSHDYVVGPSFLVRLPGSLLSAITLPDFSSAFDATSIRYIVMFALVGSIESLLSAKAVDSLDPLKRKSDLDRDLLATGIGNVIAGMIGGLPMISEIVRSSANVNNGARTRVANFSHGIFLLLFVSAAPWLLQRIPLAALAAMLVYTGFRLASPKEFAKTWRIGREQMVIFGSTLFVTLATDLLVGVFAGILVKTALHWRNGMPLRNVLRPHVEVIEEGETTTLRVAQAAVFSNFLTIKRHLANVAPQRAVVIDLSGTHIVDHTVMERLHELMDEWNLVGRQLEVIGLDAHEGLSEHPLAARRKVLEVA, from the coding sequence ATGCACACGAGAGCACCCGCCGAAGGGCTCGCCGGCCTCCGCGAGACGTGGCGCGCGGACGTCGTCTCCGGCTTCCTCGTCTTCCTCATCGCTCTACCGCTCTGCCTCGGCATCTCGATGGCGAGCGGCTTCCCGCCGGTCGCCGGCATCCTCACCGCGATCGTCGGAGGCGTCATCGCGACGTTCTTCGGCAGCGCGCCGCTGACGATCAAGGGCCCCGCCGCGGGCCTCATCGTGATCGCGCTCGGCGCGGTCCAGGACCTCGGCGCCGGCGATCCCGTGCTCGGCTATCGACGCGCCCTCGCGACGATCGTGATCGCGGGCGTGATCCAGATCGTCTTCTCGCTCGTGCGCGCCGGCGCGCTCGGCGACCTCTTCCCCTCGTCGGTCGTGCACGGAATGCTCGCGGCGATCGGCGTCATCATCATCGCCAAGCAGGTGCACGTGATGCTCGGCGTGCCCGGCGTCTCCGGCGAGCCGCTCGAGCTCCTCGCGCGCATCCCCGAGAGCCTCCTCGCGATGAACCCCGAGATCGTCGTGATCGGGACACTCTCGCTGATCGTGCTCTTCGGCATGCCGATGCTGCCATGGGCATGGGTGAAGAAGGTCCCGCCGCCGCTGGTCGTGGTCGTGATCGCGATGGCGCTCGGCTCGTACTTCGACCTCGGTCACGAGCACCACTACCAGTTCCAGTCGCACGACTACGTCGTCGGCCCGAGCTTCCTGGTGCGACTGCCCGGGAGCCTCCTCTCCGCGATCACGCTCCCCGACTTCTCGAGCGCGTTCGACGCGACGTCGATCCGCTACATCGTGATGTTCGCGCTCGTCGGCTCGATCGAGTCGCTGCTCAGCGCGAAGGCAGTCGACTCGCTCGACCCGCTGAAGCGCAAGAGCGACCTCGATCGCGATCTGCTCGCGACCGGCATCGGCAACGTGATCGCCGGCATGATCGGCGGCCTGCCGATGATCTCCGAGATCGTCCGCAGCTCGGCGAACGTGAACAACGGCGCGCGCACCCGCGTCGCGAACTTCTCGCACGGCATCTTCCTGCTGCTCTTCGTGTCGGCGGCGCCCTGGCTGCTCCAGCGCATCCCGCTCGCCGCGCTCGCCGCGATGCTCGTCTACACGGGCTTCCGCCTCGCCTCGCCGAAGGAGTTCGCGAAGACGTGGCGCATCGGGCGCGAGCAGATGGTGATCTTCGGCTCGACGCTCTTCGTCACGCTCGCGACCGATCTGCTCGTCGGCGTGTTCGCGGGGATCCTGGTGAAGACCGCGCTGCACTGGCGCAACGGCATGCCGCTGCGGAACGTGCTGCGCCCTCACGTCGAGGTGATCGAGGAGGGCGAGACGACGACGCTGCGCGTCGCGCAGGCCGCGGTCTTCTCGAACTTCCTCACGATCAAGCGGCACCTCGCGAACGTCGCACCGCAGCGCGCGGTGGTGATCGATCTCTCGGGCACGCACATCGTCGATCACACGGTGATGGAGCGGCTGCACGAGCTGATGGACGAGTGGAACCTCGTCGGGCGGCAGCTCGAGGTGATCGGGCTCGACGCGCACGAGGGGCTCTCCGAGCATCCGCTCGCGGCACGGAGGAAGGTGCTGGAGGTCGCATGA
- a CDS encoding sigma-54-dependent transcriptional regulator, whose amino-acid sequence MTASHSRVLCVEDDPAMGALLVKELGRRGFGVRHVRSANDALAAVEVEDYDAVVSDVRLGGMTGLELCERLVARRPELPVILITAFGDLDTAIAAIRAGAHDFLPKPFELEELAIRVTRAAELRALRAEVRRLREGIVTPAGIEEMIGEHATMQRVFAMIQRVASSEAPVLIAGETGTGKELVARALHARSPRAEGPFVAVNCAALPEALLESELFGHTKGAFTDARAPRAGLFVEASGGTLFLDEIAEMPLALQAKLLRALQEHTVRPVGSDREVAFDARIVSATHRDLESRVADGEFRDDLYYRLNVLQVRLPALRERGSDVLLIANHALKRIAQRSGKPVRGIAPEAARKLLAYDWPGNVRELMNAMERAVALAEYDDVTVADLPEKIQAFTRSHVLVAADDPNELLPLDEIERRYILRVIEAVGGNRTRAAEILKVDRKTLYTKLKSYGWRPSDPPPGGGVPPA is encoded by the coding sequence ATGACTGCAAGCCACTCACGCGTTCTCTGCGTCGAGGACGACCCCGCCATGGGCGCGCTCCTGGTGAAGGAGCTCGGGCGCCGCGGGTTCGGGGTGCGCCACGTGCGCAGCGCGAACGACGCGCTCGCCGCGGTCGAGGTCGAGGACTACGACGCCGTCGTGTCCGACGTGCGGCTCGGGGGCATGACCGGCCTCGAGCTCTGCGAGCGCCTGGTCGCGCGTCGCCCCGAGCTGCCGGTGATCCTGATCACCGCGTTCGGCGATCTCGACACCGCGATCGCCGCGATCCGCGCCGGCGCCCACGACTTCCTGCCCAAGCCCTTCGAGCTCGAGGAGCTCGCGATCCGCGTGACGCGCGCCGCCGAGCTGCGCGCGCTGCGCGCCGAGGTGCGACGCCTGCGCGAGGGCATCGTCACCCCCGCCGGCATCGAGGAGATGATCGGCGAGCACGCGACGATGCAGCGCGTGTTCGCGATGATCCAGCGCGTCGCGAGCTCCGAGGCGCCGGTGCTGATCGCGGGCGAGACCGGGACCGGCAAGGAGCTCGTCGCGCGCGCGCTCCACGCGCGCAGCCCGCGCGCCGAGGGGCCCTTCGTCGCGGTGAACTGCGCGGCGCTCCCCGAGGCGCTGCTCGAGAGCGAGCTCTTCGGGCACACCAAGGGCGCGTTCACCGACGCACGCGCGCCGCGCGCCGGGCTCTTCGTCGAGGCGAGCGGAGGCACGCTCTTCCTCGACGAGATCGCCGAGATGCCGCTCGCGCTCCAGGCGAAGCTCTTGCGCGCGCTGCAGGAGCACACGGTGCGGCCGGTCGGCAGCGATCGCGAGGTCGCGTTCGACGCGCGCATCGTGAGCGCGACCCATCGCGACCTCGAGTCGCGCGTGGCCGACGGCGAGTTCCGCGACGATCTCTACTACCGCCTCAACGTGCTGCAGGTGCGCCTGCCCGCGCTGCGCGAGCGTGGATCCGACGTGCTGCTGATCGCGAACCACGCGCTCAAGCGCATCGCGCAGCGCAGCGGCAAGCCGGTGCGCGGCATCGCGCCCGAGGCGGCGCGCAAGCTCCTCGCGTACGACTGGCCGGGCAACGTGCGCGAGCTGATGAACGCGATGGAGCGCGCGGTCGCGCTCGCGGAGTACGACGACGTCACGGTCGCGGACCTGCCCGAGAAGATCCAGGCGTTCACGCGCTCGCACGTGCTCGTCGCGGCCGACGATCCGAACGAGCTCCTGCCGCTCGACGAGATCGAGCGCCGCTACATCCTGCGCGTGATCGAGGCGGTCGGCGGCAACCGCACGCGTGCCGCCGAGATCCTCAAGGTCGATCGCAAGACGCTCTACACGAAGCTGAAGAGCTACGGCTGGAGGCCGAGCGATCCGCCGCCCGGCGGCGGCGTACCGCCGGCGTGA
- a CDS encoding universal stress protein → MTNESSLVVGIDFRSSSARALRHALAMLRTGCASQLHVVHVLPPDLARDEAMLHAVPEAIADVVSQVAAHVPTRPAWAHVRAGRVRHEMRRLAFEVGADTIVLGARGRWHAAPGLWGELGEDPYAPFSVLVAGERLELDARPFAVKRCAVCESLRRSPDVTWPWCRDHRPLGVAPPRRLDAIDASDGLGRVVH, encoded by the coding sequence ATGACCAACGAGAGCTCGCTCGTCGTCGGCATCGACTTCCGCTCGTCGTCGGCGCGCGCGCTCCGCCACGCGCTCGCGATGTTGCGCACCGGGTGCGCCTCGCAGCTCCACGTGGTGCACGTGCTCCCTCCCGATCTCGCGCGCGACGAGGCGATGCTCCACGCGGTGCCCGAGGCGATCGCCGACGTCGTCTCGCAGGTCGCAGCCCACGTGCCGACGCGCCCGGCGTGGGCGCACGTGCGCGCCGGACGCGTGCGCCACGAGATGCGGCGGCTCGCGTTCGAGGTCGGCGCCGACACGATCGTGCTCGGTGCGCGCGGGCGGTGGCACGCCGCGCCGGGGCTCTGGGGCGAGCTCGGCGAGGATCCCTACGCGCCGTTCTCGGTGCTCGTCGCGGGCGAGCGCCTCGAGCTCGACGCGCGCCCCTTCGCAGTGAAGCGCTGCGCGGTGTGCGAGTCGCTGCGTCGCTCGCCCGACGTGACCTGGCCGTGGTGCCGCGATCATCGTCCGCTCGGTGTCGCCCCGCCGCGCCGTCTCGACGCGATCGACGCGTCCGATGGCCTCGGCCGGGTGGTGCATTGA
- a CDS encoding PaaI family thioesterase, protein MDTRTTTSGLAWLEAIVAGTIPQPSISKTLDFVIVEARHGFAAFEGTPGAHVPNPMGTVHGGYACTLLDSALGSAAMSVLDADTAYGTVQIGVHLVRPITVETGRVRCEARIVHRGRALATASGELVDREGRLLAHGTATCALFPRARS, encoded by the coding sequence ATGGACACTCGCACCACCACGAGCGGGCTCGCCTGGCTCGAAGCGATCGTCGCAGGGACGATCCCGCAGCCGTCGATCTCCAAGACGCTCGATTTCGTCATCGTCGAGGCGCGCCACGGCTTCGCGGCATTCGAGGGCACGCCCGGCGCGCACGTGCCCAACCCGATGGGCACGGTGCACGGCGGCTACGCGTGCACGTTGCTCGACTCCGCGCTCGGCAGCGCGGCGATGAGCGTGCTCGACGCCGACACCGCGTACGGCACCGTGCAGATCGGCGTGCACCTGGTGCGGCCGATCACCGTCGAGACCGGACGCGTGCGCTGCGAAGCGCGCATCGTGCACCGCGGGCGCGCGCTCGCGACCGCGAGCGGCGAGCTCGTCGATCGCGAGGGAAGGCTGCTCGCCCACGGCACCGCCACCTGCGCGCTCTTCCCGCGCGCCCGTTCCTGA
- a CDS encoding beta-xylosidase, whose protein sequence is MIEAVMIWNEPNNLSHWDFQMDPGWKQFATMTKMAASAIRAERPSLPKVLGGISPIDPNFIKTMASEGVVDAVDVIAVHGFPLDWNHWQIHEWPDKIAEIRAVTDRRLWVSEVGVSTFGAEEVQEFGLLRTAELLRGKVERIHWYSLYDLPRAWPATTRHREAEGSSYYRHFYMGLLREDGTPKRALKHFHTLTPDLGICQWFHFEDHRLEPAVKWLKELGVKHLRTGLSWADSHRPDWERWFDKQMKALEGFETTITFCFTPGSRGQRDDHTSPPKDPAEFADFCARMVRRYA, encoded by the coding sequence GTGATCGAAGCGGTGATGATCTGGAACGAGCCCAACAACCTCTCTCACTGGGACTTCCAGATGGATCCGGGCTGGAAGCAGTTCGCGACCATGACGAAGATGGCCGCGAGCGCGATCCGCGCCGAGCGCCCGTCGTTGCCCAAGGTGCTCGGTGGCATCTCGCCCATCGATCCGAACTTCATCAAGACGATGGCGAGCGAGGGAGTCGTCGACGCGGTCGACGTCATCGCGGTGCACGGCTTTCCGCTCGACTGGAACCACTGGCAGATCCACGAGTGGCCCGACAAGATCGCCGAGATCCGCGCGGTCACCGACAGACGCCTGTGGGTGAGCGAGGTCGGAGTCTCGACGTTCGGCGCCGAGGAAGTGCAGGAGTTCGGACTGCTGCGCACGGCGGAGCTGCTGCGCGGCAAGGTCGAGCGGATCCACTGGTACTCGCTCTACGATCTCCCGCGAGCGTGGCCCGCGACGACACGCCATCGCGAGGCCGAGGGGTCCAGTTATTATCGCCACTTCTACATGGGTCTCCTGCGCGAGGACGGGACTCCGAAGCGCGCACTGAAGCACTTCCACACGCTCACGCCCGATCTCGGGATCTGTCAATGGTTCCACTTCGAGGATCATCGGCTCGAGCCCGCGGTGAAGTGGCTGAAGGAGCTGGGTGTCAAACACCTCCGCACCGGTCTCTCGTGGGCGGACTCCCACCGTCCGGATTGGGAGCGGTGGTTCGACAAGCAGATGAAGGCGCTCGAGGGATTCGAGACGACCATCACGTTCTGCTTCACGCCCGGCTCGCGCGGCCAGCGCGACGATCACACCAGTCCGCCCAAGGATCCCGCGGAATTCGCGGACTTCTGCGCGCGAATGGTGCGCCGCTACGCCTGA
- a CDS encoding TIGR04290 family methyltransferase, which translates to MSMQSGETARRAQTEASHAEAERRIRELGPWFHNMELAGILTAPEHFLGDYPRVKFKGFAHAIPEDLTGRSVLDVGCNAGFYSFEMKRRGASRVVGIDSDDRYLAQARLAAELTGLDVEFQRRSVYEVGAIGERFDLVIFMGVLYHLRHPLLALDLLHEHVVGDLLLFQSLQRGSDQVTDLEEDYPFRERDVFDDPGYPKMHFVERKYSQDPTNWWIPNRACVEAMLRSTGFTIVGHPEPEVYVCRKGRRARESGEWVVHRSVRVPPSHSATELTGEDGSQGGAA; encoded by the coding sequence ATGTCGATGCAGAGCGGGGAGACGGCGCGCCGCGCCCAGACCGAGGCGTCGCACGCAGAAGCAGAGCGGCGCATTCGCGAGCTCGGCCCGTGGTTCCACAACATGGAGCTCGCGGGGATCCTGACCGCGCCCGAGCACTTCCTCGGCGACTATCCGCGGGTGAAGTTCAAGGGATTTGCCCACGCGATCCCCGAGGACCTCACCGGGCGGAGCGTGCTCGACGTCGGGTGCAACGCGGGGTTCTACAGCTTCGAGATGAAGCGCCGCGGGGCCTCACGCGTGGTGGGGATCGACAGCGACGATCGATATCTCGCCCAGGCGCGTCTGGCCGCCGAGCTCACCGGGCTCGACGTCGAGTTCCAGCGGCGCAGCGTCTACGAGGTCGGCGCGATCGGAGAGCGCTTCGATCTCGTGATCTTCATGGGCGTGCTCTATCACCTGCGTCATCCGCTGCTCGCGCTCGATCTGCTGCACGAGCACGTGGTCGGCGATCTGCTGCTCTTCCAGAGCCTGCAGCGCGGCAGTGATCAGGTGACGGATCTCGAGGAGGACTATCCGTTCCGCGAGCGAGACGTCTTCGACGATCCCGGATATCCGAAGATGCACTTCGTCGAGCGGAAGTACTCGCAGGATCCGACGAACTGGTGGATCCCGAACCGCGCCTGCGTGGAGGCGATGCTGCGCAGCACCGGGTTCACGATCGTCGGGCACCCCGAGCCCGAGGTGTACGTGTGCCGCAAGGGGCGGCGAGCACGTGAGTCGGGCGAGTGGGTCGTGCATCGCAGCGTGCGAGTCCCCCCTTCCCACTCGGCAACAGAGCTCACGGGCGAGGACGGTTCGCAGGGAGGTGCCGCGTGA
- a CDS encoding GNAT family N-acetyltransferase, producing MLDNPIWSALTTEQAHLAMRHGDAARFPPAITTLAGVRDDEALRALARSLSDGELVGVFADGTLALPRALSEIDGAPLLQMIHEGPTPERSSDIDVLSPRDVPSMVALAERTRPGPFGPRTVELGTFLGVRDGEGRLLAMAGQRLRLPGMIEISVVCTDPAHAGRGLAARLMSEQLARIHHAGASAFLHVRADNARAIALYERLGFRPRRRFRYVVLRRADQA from the coding sequence ATGCTCGACAACCCGATCTGGTCCGCGCTCACGACCGAGCAGGCGCACCTCGCGATGCGTCACGGCGATGCGGCGCGCTTTCCGCCGGCCATCACGACGCTCGCAGGGGTTCGCGACGACGAGGCGCTGCGTGCGCTCGCCCGTTCGCTCTCCGACGGCGAGCTCGTCGGCGTGTTCGCCGACGGGACGCTCGCGCTGCCGCGGGCGCTGAGCGAGATCGACGGCGCGCCGCTCCTCCAGATGATCCACGAAGGGCCCACGCCGGAGCGCAGCTCCGACATCGACGTGCTGAGCCCGCGCGACGTGCCGTCGATGGTCGCGCTCGCGGAGCGCACCCGCCCGGGCCCCTTCGGCCCGCGCACCGTCGAGCTCGGCACCTTCCTCGGTGTGCGTGACGGCGAGGGGCGTCTCCTCGCGATGGCCGGTCAGCGGCTGCGCTTGCCCGGCATGATCGAGATCAGCGTGGTGTGCACCGATCCCGCGCACGCCGGACGCGGGCTCGCCGCGCGACTGATGTCCGAGCAACTCGCGCGCATTCATCACGCGGGCGCCTCGGCATTCCTCCACGTCCGCGCGGACAACGCGCGCGCGATCGCGCTCTACGAGCGGCTCGGCTTCCGCCCGCGCCGCCGGTTCCGATACGTCGTCCTGCGGCGCGCCGATCAGGCGTAG
- a CDS encoding CgeB family protein — MSAYDYVFLGLSITSSWGNGHATTYRGLVRELAARGHRVLFLERDLDFYAANRDMPEPPYCTTRLYRSLDELRSAYAREVRDADLVVVGSYVPEGIEVGRWATRTTRGAVAFYDIDTPVTLARLARGEEEYLTPSLIPEFDLYLSFTGGPTLRVLEKRWGARRAEALHCSVDPDLYVPDPDAGIRWDMGYLGTYSEDRQPMLERLLIEPARRWRHGRFHVAGPQYPDSIAWPANVGREIHLAPREHRAYYNAQRFTLNVTRRDMIQAGYSPSVRLFEAAACAVPILSDEWPGLETFFVPGEEILVARSTEESLAIMQGMGEEQRRRIGERARGRVLAEHTAAHRAETVERLTREVLDARARATSATV, encoded by the coding sequence GTGAGCGCGTACGACTACGTCTTCCTCGGCCTCTCGATCACCAGCTCGTGGGGAAACGGCCACGCGACGACCTATCGCGGTCTGGTGCGCGAGCTCGCGGCGCGCGGGCACCGCGTGCTCTTCCTCGAGCGCGATCTCGATTTCTACGCGGCGAATCGGGACATGCCCGAGCCGCCTTATTGCACGACGAGACTCTATCGCTCGCTCGACGAGCTGCGTTCGGCCTATGCGCGCGAGGTTCGCGACGCGGACCTCGTGGTGGTCGGCTCGTACGTGCCCGAGGGAATCGAGGTCGGTCGCTGGGCGACCCGCACCACGCGCGGCGCGGTCGCGTTCTACGACATCGACACGCCGGTCACGCTCGCCCGTCTGGCGCGCGGCGAGGAGGAGTATCTGACTCCCTCGCTCATCCCGGAATTCGATCTCTATCTCTCGTTCACCGGCGGACCGACGCTGCGCGTGCTGGAGAAGCGCTGGGGCGCGCGGCGCGCCGAGGCGCTGCACTGCTCGGTCGATCCCGATCTTTACGTGCCCGATCCCGACGCCGGGATCCGCTGGGACATGGGCTATCTCGGGACCTACAGCGAGGATCGCCAGCCGATGCTCGAGCGCCTCCTGATCGAGCCGGCGCGCCGGTGGCGACATGGGCGCTTCCACGTCGCGGGACCGCAATATCCCGACTCGATCGCGTGGCCCGCGAATGTCGGGCGCGAGATCCACCTCGCACCGCGCGAGCACCGCGCCTACTACAACGCGCAGCGTTTCACGCTGAACGTCACGCGCCGCGACATGATCCAGGCGGGCTATTCGCCCAGCGTGCGCCTCTTCGAGGCGGCGGCGTGCGCGGTGCCGATCCTCAGCGACGAGTGGCCGGGGCTCGAGACGTTCTTCGTGCCGGGCGAGGAGATCCTCGTCGCGCGCAGCACCGAGGAGTCGCTCGCGATCATGCAGGGCATGGGCGAGGAGCAGCGCCGCCGCATCGGCGAGCGTGCGCGCGGTCGCGTGCTCGCCGAGCACACCGCCGCCCATCGCGCCGAGACGGTCGAGCGCCTCACGCGCGAGGTCCTCGACGCACGTGCACGCGCCACGTCCGCGACCGTCTGA